The Sulfurospirillum sp. UCH001 genome segment TAGGCGAGCTTGTGTCTGGGTTAGGCAATGGTGCAGATTTATTGTATACAGATGCGGTGATTTCTTCTCCTGGTTATGTAAGAGACACAAAAGCTTATCTCGTAGATATTAATTACGATGTAACTGCAGCTGCAAATATTGGTGCACGTTATGTCCAAGCTGACTATGATGTTACTAATGAAAAAGCTTCTTTTACATCAATTTATGGTTCTTACAAATTTGATGGCGCTTTAAAAGGTTTCAAACTTGGTGCTGAATTTGAAGACAAAGGAAAAGATGCAAGTGGTAATGACCTTTGGGTTAAAGCTAACTATAAATTCTAATTCTATTTTTCTTCTCTCCGCCCCTTTTGGGGTGGAGCTCTTCTATTTCTTTTCGTAACATTTTTTAATTGCATATTTTTTATACAACATCTTCAAAACTTCACATTCATTCTTAAGTAACTTTTTTGTACTATATTTCTATAACTACACTAAGGAGTTTTCATGAAGAAACTAGCTCTGCTTGCTACATCGGTTGCTGTTTTAGCATCATCTTCAGTTGCTAAAGAGATCAATGTAGGTGTTACGATGTCTATGAGTGGACCACTCGCTGCGTATGGACAAACTGCGTATGAAGGTATTGAGTTTGCAAACTCTTTGCAGCCAAAGCTCAAAAATGGGGACACTGTTAAATTGGTACTTATTGATACCAAAGGTGACAAAGTTGAATCAGCAAATGCTGCTACAAGACTTATCAGTTCTGATAAAGTTGTAGGTATTATTGGTGAATTAACCAGTACTAACACAGCTCAGGTTATGGCTATTGCTGAGAAAAAGCAAATCCCTGTGATTGCTCCTGTTGCAACTAATGATAAGTTAACAGAGCAAAAAGAGTTCGCAAATCGTGTTTGTTTTACTGACTCTTTCCAAGGTGCAGTTGTTGCGAACTATGCAGCAAAAGATCTTAAGCTTAAAACAGCAGTCGTTGTTGTTGATCAAGCACAAGTTTACTCTTTAGGACTTGCAAAAGCATTTACAGATGCTTTCACAAAAGCTGGTGGTAAAATTGTAAAAGAGATTAAGGTAAGCTCAGGCGATAAAGACTTTAAAGCGGTTGTTTCTCAAATCAAAGCAGCAAACCCTGACTTTATGTTCCTCCCAATGTACCATCCAGAAGTTTCTATGATTGCTCGTCAAGCAAAACAAATTGGACTTTCTAAACCGATGTTCTCGGGAGATGGTGTTGCTAACCAAACCTTTATTGACTTAGGTGGCGATGCGGTTGAAGGTTATATGTTTACAGATTTCTTCGACTATGGTGCACCTCCTACACAACGCTCAAAAGATTTCATTGCAGCATATGCTAAAAAAACGGGTAAACAAGATATGAATTCATTCGTAGCTCTTGGTGCAGATGCATACAACGTTATGGTTGATGCAATGAATCGTTGTGCAAACCCAGAAGATAGCGTATGTATCAATAATGCTATCAAATCAACTGTCAATTTCGAAGGTGTTTCTGGCGTTCTCAACATTGATAAATCAGGTAACTCAACACGTTCAGCTGTTATCAAAGTCGTTCAAAACGCAAAAGCAGTCTATAAAGCAACTGTTAATCCATAAGTTTTTTCTCTCTTTACACGTAAAAGTGTAAAGAGAGATTTTAGAGCAATTTTCATTTTAATCAGTGAGCATTGCTCTAAAATATTTTAGGAGAATCTATTTGGATTTAATCATGTTTATGCAGCAAATGGTCAATGGCTTTAGCCTTGGCAGTATGTATGCACTCATTGCCATTGGGTATACCATGGTGTATGGAGTATTAAGGCTCATCAATTTCGCGCATGGCGATATTATGATGGTAGGTGGATTTTTAGGTTTTTTTGGTATTGCTGTTTTAGAACTTCCTTTTGGAGCAGCCGTTCTTTTAGCTATTGTAGGTTCAGCACTTTTAGGTATGGCAAGTGACCGTATAGCGTATAGACCACTACGTAGTGCCCCTAAAATCTCTCTTCTAATTACTGCTATTGGTGTAAGCTTTTTTCTTGAAAATGCTTTTAACGTATTCTTTGGAGGTGTTCCTAGAGCATTTCCTGTACCTGCATACTTAGAAAATGTTGTTGATTTTATAGGATTAACGATGCCAATTTCGGCTATTATAGTGCCTATCATCACAGCATTTTTATTAGCAATTATTTTATGGGTGTTGTATAAAACAAAATATGGCATGGCCATTCGTGCTCTTGCTTTTGATGTTGGAACAGTGAACCTTATGGGTATAGATGCGAATCGCATCATTACTTTGGTGTTTGGTATGGGCTCAGCGCTTGCGGCAGTTGGTGGTATCTTTTGGGCAGTAAATTACCCTTCAGTTGAGCCTATGATGGGTGTACTTGTAGGACTGAAAGCTTTTGCTGCAGCTGTTGTTGGTGGTATCGGTAGTGTTGGTGGAGCCGTTCTTGGAGGATTAATTATCGGTTTTACTGAAGTCGTTGTCATTGCATTCTTCCCTGAACTTGGTGGTTACAAAGATGCATTTGCATTTATCTTTTTGATTTTAATCCTTCTTTTTAAGCCCACAGGTATTTTGGGTATTGATTTTGAAAAAAGTAGGTTTTAAAATGAATAGTTTTATGATAAAAAAAGAACAATTATTAAAAATTTCATTTGTCGTTATTACACTCTGGTTTATTTGGTTTGCTAATACACATTTTGACGAATATACTGTAAGGATTCTAAATAACATTGCTATTTTTATTATTTTGGCAGTAAGTTACAACCTTATCAATGGTGTGACAGGTCAGTTTTCGCTTGAGCCTAATGGTTTTGTCGCCATCGGTGCTTATGTCGCTGCGTTATTATTGGTTAGCCCAGAAGCGAAGCAGTATCAGTATGCAATCGTTGATCCGTATCCTTTTGTTTTGACTCTTCATGCCAATTTTGTTGTAGCACTCCTTTTAGGTGGTTTTTTTGCTGCCACATTAGCTGCGATTCTCTCTTTCCCTGTATTTAGAGTTCGTGGAGATTACTTAGCGATTGTTACACTTGGATTTGGATTTATCATTAAGATTTTGGCAATTAACCATCCTGAAGTTACCAATGGCTCATTAGGGCTCAATGATATTCCAGAGTTTTCCAATCTTTATTGGACAGGGGGTATTGCAATGGTTGCTGTCATTGTTGTACTCAATATCATAAATTCTAAATTTGGCCGTGCAATGAAAGCAGTTCGTGATGATGAAGATGCTGCCATTGCAATGGGTGTTAATACATTTAAAGCTAAAACACTTGCATTTTGTACCAGTGCCTTTTTTGAAGGTGTCGGTGGTGGTCTTTTGGCTGCGTTACTTACCAGTATTTCTCCTGATCTATTTGACTTCTTCTTTACATTCCAGCTTTTAATTATCATCGTTCTTGGTGGACTTGGAAGCACAACCGGTGCTATTATTGGTACGGTATTTGTTATGGGAGGAAGTGAATGGATGCGCTTCTTGGATGAGCCAATGCATCTTTTTGGATATGAAACAGCAGCAATGCCGGGTATGCGTATGGTTGTTTTCTCTCTCATCCTTATTTTTATTATGCTTTTTGCACGTGAAGGTATTATGGGTAAACGCGAATTAACAGATATTTTAAAATGGCGTAAAAAGGGTGGCAAATGATCTTAAAAATTGATAATGTCACTAAAAATTTTGGTGGCGTCACTGCCATTAAAGAGACCAGTTTTAGCGTTGCGCCTAAGGAAATTTTTGGACTTATTGGACCTAATGGTGCTGGTAAAACAACTATGTTTAACATCATTACTGGTAATTACACACCAAGTTCAGGTCAAGTTATTTTTAGAAATGAAGCAATTAATGGTTTGAAGCCACATCATATTGTACGTAAAGGTATTGCAAGAACCTTTCAAAATATTAGACTTTTTTCAAGTATGAGTGTTTTGGACAATGTTCTAATAGGCTTTGATTTCCAAGCTCGTTATGGATTTGTTGAATCAATTTTGCGTTTCCCTCGTTTTATTAGTGAAGAAAGACGTATTAAAGAGCGCTCAATGGAAATTTTGGATTATTTTGGGATGAGCTCTTTTGCCCACGAAAAGGCTGTTGATCTAAGCTATGGACAGCAAAGAAAAGTTGAAATTGCGAGAGCATTAGCGACCAATCCTGAACTTTTACTCCTTGATGAACCAGCTGCTGGTA includes the following:
- a CDS encoding ABC transporter substrate-binding protein, whose amino-acid sequence is MKKLALLATSVAVLASSSVAKEINVGVTMSMSGPLAAYGQTAYEGIEFANSLQPKLKNGDTVKLVLIDTKGDKVESANAATRLISSDKVVGIIGELTSTNTAQVMAIAEKKQIPVIAPVATNDKLTEQKEFANRVCFTDSFQGAVVANYAAKDLKLKTAVVVVDQAQVYSLGLAKAFTDAFTKAGGKIVKEIKVSSGDKDFKAVVSQIKAANPDFMFLPMYHPEVSMIARQAKQIGLSKPMFSGDGVANQTFIDLGGDAVEGYMFTDFFDYGAPPTQRSKDFIAAYAKKTGKQDMNSFVALGADAYNVMVDAMNRCANPEDSVCINNAIKSTVNFEGVSGVLNIDKSGNSTRSAVIKVVQNAKAVYKATVNP
- a CDS encoding branched-chain amino acid ABC transporter permease produces the protein MDLIMFMQQMVNGFSLGSMYALIAIGYTMVYGVLRLINFAHGDIMMVGGFLGFFGIAVLELPFGAAVLLAIVGSALLGMASDRIAYRPLRSAPKISLLITAIGVSFFLENAFNVFFGGVPRAFPVPAYLENVVDFIGLTMPISAIIVPIITAFLLAIILWVLYKTKYGMAIRALAFDVGTVNLMGIDANRIITLVFGMGSALAAVGGIFWAVNYPSVEPMMGVLVGLKAFAAAVVGGIGSVGGAVLGGLIIGFTEVVVIAFFPELGGYKDAFAFIFLILILLFKPTGILGIDFEKSRF
- a CDS encoding branched-chain amino acid ABC transporter permease, with translation MIKKEQLLKISFVVITLWFIWFANTHFDEYTVRILNNIAIFIILAVSYNLINGVTGQFSLEPNGFVAIGAYVAALLLVSPEAKQYQYAIVDPYPFVLTLHANFVVALLLGGFFAATLAAILSFPVFRVRGDYLAIVTLGFGFIIKILAINHPEVTNGSLGLNDIPEFSNLYWTGGIAMVAVIVVLNIINSKFGRAMKAVRDDEDAAIAMGVNTFKAKTLAFCTSAFFEGVGGGLLAALLTSISPDLFDFFFTFQLLIIIVLGGLGSTTGAIIGTVFVMGGSEWMRFLDEPMHLFGYETAAMPGMRMVVFSLILIFIMLFAREGIMGKRELTDILKWRKKGGK
- a CDS encoding ABC transporter ATP-binding protein, translated to MILKIDNVTKNFGGVTAIKETSFSVAPKEIFGLIGPNGAGKTTMFNIITGNYTPSSGQVIFRNEAINGLKPHHIVRKGIARTFQNIRLFSSMSVLDNVLIGFDFQARYGFVESILRFPRFISEERRIKERSMEILDYFGMSSFAHEKAVDLSYGQQRKVEIARALATNPELLLLDEPAAGMNPSETEELGDIIKKARVDFDLTVLLIEHDMKFVNQLCDKVLVLDYGKTIFEGKPADAIQDPEVIAAYLGDFHND